From the genome of Bacteroidota bacterium:
ACAATTGAAAAGCTGGAACACTCCAGGATAGAACAATACCGGAGGGAAGTAAAAATAGAGGCAATCAAGGCAGCCAAAGAAAAAGCAGAGGCCCTGGCAGCAGCCGTCAACCAATCCATTGGAAAAGCCTTATATATTAAGGAAGAAGACTTTATGAATCCTTATTTGACGTCCAATGCGCTCCAGGGAAGATTAGCCGGCATCA
Proteins encoded in this window:
- a CDS encoding SIMPL domain-containing protein (The SIMPL domain is named for its presence in mouse protein SIMPL (signalling molecule that associates with mouse pelle-like kinase). Bacterial member BP26, from Brucella, was shown to assemble into a channel-like structure, while YggE from E. coli has been associated with resistance to oxidative stress.): TIEKLEHSRIEQYRREVKIEAIKAAKEKAEALAAAVNQSIGKALYIKEEDFMNPYLTSNALQGRLAGINVKVRGNSSDFSDESASEIEFEKIKIEYSILARFELK